From a single Lolium rigidum isolate FL_2022 chromosome 7, APGP_CSIRO_Lrig_0.1, whole genome shotgun sequence genomic region:
- the LOC124669196 gene encoding WUSCHEL-related homeobox 4-like yields the protein MRVHHLHVAYLDKAASASSSPTAPSTSPPCPSSTLLPFAFRCLRPLAPKISLPDQPKTMIAPPTADVFGRVRNATKLLSCTVRNHTVQVPVGGTTRWNPSAEQIKVLEALYRGGMRTPNAAQIERITEELGKHGRIEGKNVFYWFQNHKARERQKQKRAALLTLSTLDSPSLPEITTKVTKEACDDMTSCKRRRTSWGDVQGDAATTEVAVHRTDDDVTLELFPLRPQGKA from the exons ATGAGGGTTCACCATTTGCATGTGGCCTACCTGGACAAAGCGGCCTCGGCCTCTTCGTCTCCAACAGCTCCATCCACCTCCCCTCCCTGCCCTTCCTCGACATTGCTCCCTTTCGCCTTCCGATGCCTCCGCCCGCTTGCGCCCAAGATCTCGCTCCCGGATCAGCCGAAGACGATGATCGCCCCGCCGACAGCCGACGTCTTCGGCCGGGTCAGAAATGCCACCAAGCTGCTCAGCTGCACCGTCAGAAATCATACC GTGCAAGTGCCGGTGGGTGGGACGACGAGGTGGAACCCGTCGGCGGAGCAGATCAAGGTGCTGGAGGCGCTGTACCGCGGCGGGATGCGCACGCCGAACGCGGCCCAGATCGAGCGCATCACGGAGGAGCTCGGGAAGCACGGCCGGATCGAGGGGAAGAACGTCTTCTACTGGTTCCAGAACCACAAGGCCAGGGAACGCCAGAAGCAGAAGCGCGCCGCACTCCTCACCCTCAGCACCCTCGACTCCCCCTCCCTGCCGGAAATCACGACTAAGGTAACCAAGGAAGCATGTGACGACATGACGAGCTGcaagcggcggcgcacctcgtgggGTGACGTGCAAGGTGATGCGGCGACGACAGAGGTGGCCGTCCACCGCACCGACGATGATGTCACCCTGGAGTTATTCCCGTTGCGTCCGCAAGGGAAAGCTTAA